From Pseudomonas alcaligenes, a single genomic window includes:
- a CDS encoding PstS family phosphate ABC transporter substrate-binding protein: MKLKRLMAALTFVAAGVSAASAVAAIDPALPTYEKTSGVSGNLSSVGSDTLANLMTLWAEDYKKLYPNVNIQIQAAGSSTAPPALTEGTANLGPMSRTMKDNELQAFEEKYGYKPTAIPVAIDALAVFVHKDNPIKQLTMQQVDGIFSATHLCGGSGIKTWGDVGLTGEWADKPIQLFGRNSVSGTYGYFKEEALCKGDFKPNVNEQPGSASVVQSISSSLNGIGYSGIGYKTASVRAVPLVNKKGETEEANETNALSGKYPLARFLYVYVNKAPNKPLSPLEAEFVKMVLSKQGQEVVVKDGYIPLPSKVVEKALKEAGL, translated from the coding sequence ATGAAACTCAAGCGTTTGATGGCGGCCCTGACTTTCGTCGCCGCTGGCGTAAGCGCCGCATCGGCGGTGGCTGCTATCGACCCGGCTCTGCCGACCTACGAAAAGACTTCCGGTGTATCGGGTAACCTGTCCAGCGTCGGCTCCGACACCCTGGCCAACCTGATGACCCTGTGGGCAGAGGACTACAAGAAGCTCTACCCGAACGTGAACATCCAGATCCAGGCCGCCGGCTCCTCCACCGCGCCGCCCGCCCTGACCGAAGGCACCGCCAACCTCGGCCCGATGTCGCGCACCATGAAAGACAACGAACTGCAGGCCTTCGAAGAGAAGTACGGCTACAAGCCGACCGCCATCCCGGTCGCGATCGACGCCCTGGCCGTGTTCGTGCACAAGGATAACCCGATCAAGCAGCTGACCATGCAGCAGGTCGACGGCATCTTCTCCGCCACCCACCTGTGCGGCGGTAGCGGCATCAAGACCTGGGGCGACGTCGGTCTGACCGGCGAGTGGGCCGACAAGCCGATCCAGCTGTTCGGGCGCAACTCGGTATCCGGCACCTACGGCTACTTCAAGGAAGAAGCCCTGTGCAAAGGCGACTTCAAGCCTAACGTCAACGAGCAGCCGGGTTCGGCTTCCGTGGTGCAGTCGATCAGCTCCTCGCTGAACGGCATCGGCTACTCCGGTATCGGCTACAAGACTGCCAGCGTGCGCGCCGTACCGCTGGTCAACAAGAAGGGCGAGACCGAAGAAGCCAACGAAACCAACGCCCTGTCCGGCAAATACCCGCTGGCGCGTTTCCTCTACGTCTACGTGAACAAGGCACCGAACAAGCCGCTGTCGCCGCTGGAAGCCGAATTCGTCAAGATGGTGCTGTCCAAGCAGGGTCAGGAAGTGGTGGTCAAGGATGGTTACATCCCGCTGCCGTCCAAAGTGGTTGAGAAAGCCTTGAAAGAAGCCGGCCTGTAA
- a CDS encoding ABC transporter permease subunit, translated as MNDLANNSMSASSNSHRLDFNTPALQRKRRIRALKDRLARWYVSVGGLAVLACITLIFFYLAYVVMPIFAGAEITARPAQQPSWLAGKGEALLLAVEEQNKVAMRLERSGQVQFFDLKSGDALKDYQLPLPAGVSVVSVSQDQPGSHRVALGLSNGQVLVFQHEYKVSYPNNVKTITPVLRYPFGEAPIALNAEGLPLEHVAVSDNGDSLMLAGSNGAQLQLLAISREENMMTGEVSLEQEQIALPQIADPVKALVIDPRQQWLYVLNGKATADVFDLRSKSLNGRYTLLHGDAAVTSVSPLLGGISLLIGDSQGGIGQWFMVRDADGKSALTPIRSFQLDNAAITQILPEERRKGFVALDAQGQVGIFHSTAHRTLLTEKVADGSVLGALSPRANRLLLANGAQLQRWVIHNPHPEVSWSALWGKVWYESYDEPKYVWQSTSANSDFEPKMSLAPLTFGTLKAAFYAMLLAAPLAICAAIYTAYFMAPAMRRKVKPVIELMEALPTVILGFFAGLFLAPYVEGHLPGIFSLLLLTPLGVLFAAYAWSRLPERIRLLIPDGWESALLIPVILLVGAGSLGMSGHLENWFFGGDMRLWISNDLGIAFDQRNALVVGLAMGFAVIPNIYSIAEDAVFSVPKSLTQGSLALGATPWQTLTRVVILTASPGIFSALMIGLGRAVGETMIVLMATGNTPIMDMNIFEGLRTLAANVAVEMPESEVNSTHYRVLFLAALVLLSFTFVMNTLAEMIRTRLRKKYASL; from the coding sequence ATGAACGACCTGGCCAACAACAGCATGAGCGCTTCCTCGAACAGCCACCGGCTGGACTTCAATACCCCGGCCTTGCAACGCAAGCGCCGCATCCGCGCCCTCAAGGATCGCCTGGCGCGCTGGTACGTTTCCGTCGGCGGCCTGGCCGTGCTGGCCTGTATCACCCTGATCTTCTTCTACCTGGCCTACGTGGTCATGCCGATCTTCGCCGGTGCCGAGATCACCGCGCGCCCGGCCCAGCAGCCCAGCTGGCTGGCCGGCAAGGGCGAGGCCCTGCTGCTCGCCGTGGAAGAACAGAACAAGGTGGCCATGCGCCTGGAGCGCAGCGGCCAGGTGCAGTTCTTCGACCTGAAGAGCGGTGACGCCCTCAAGGATTACCAGCTGCCGCTGCCGGCCGGCGTCAGCGTGGTTTCGGTCAGCCAGGATCAGCCGGGCAGCCATCGCGTTGCCCTGGGTTTGTCCAACGGCCAGGTGCTGGTGTTCCAGCACGAGTACAAGGTCAGCTACCCGAACAACGTCAAGACCATCACTCCGGTGTTGCGCTATCCGTTCGGCGAGGCGCCCATCGCCCTCAACGCCGAGGGCCTGCCGCTCGAGCACGTGGCGGTCAGCGACAACGGCGACAGCCTGATGCTGGCCGGCTCCAACGGTGCCCAGCTGCAGCTGCTGGCGATCAGCCGTGAAGAGAACATGATGACCGGCGAAGTCAGCCTGGAGCAGGAGCAGATCGCCCTGCCGCAGATCGCCGACCCGGTCAAAGCGCTGGTCATCGACCCGCGCCAGCAGTGGCTCTACGTGCTCAACGGCAAGGCCACCGCGGATGTCTTCGACCTGCGCAGCAAGAGCCTCAACGGCCGCTACACCCTGCTCCACGGTGATGCCGCGGTGACCAGCGTGAGCCCGCTGCTCGGTGGCATCTCGCTGCTGATCGGCGACAGCCAGGGCGGCATCGGCCAGTGGTTCATGGTGCGTGATGCCGACGGCAAGTCCGCGCTGACGCCGATCCGCAGCTTCCAGCTGGATAACGCGGCGATCACCCAGATCCTCCCCGAGGAGCGCCGCAAGGGCTTTGTCGCCCTGGACGCGCAAGGTCAGGTGGGCATCTTCCACAGTACCGCGCACCGCACCCTGCTGACCGAGAAGGTTGCCGACGGTAGCGTCCTGGGCGCCCTGTCGCCGCGCGCCAACCGCCTGCTGCTGGCCAATGGCGCGCAGCTGCAGCGCTGGGTGATCCACAACCCGCACCCGGAAGTGTCGTGGAGTGCGCTGTGGGGCAAGGTCTGGTACGAGAGCTACGACGAGCCCAAGTACGTCTGGCAGTCGACCTCGGCCAACAGCGACTTCGAACCGAAGATGAGCCTGGCGCCGCTGACCTTCGGCACCTTGAAAGCAGCTTTCTACGCCATGCTGCTGGCCGCCCCGCTGGCCATCTGCGCGGCGATCTACACCGCCTACTTCATGGCCCCGGCGATGCGTCGCAAGGTCAAGCCGGTGATCGAGCTGATGGAAGCGCTGCCGACGGTGATCCTTGGCTTCTTCGCCGGTCTGTTCCTCGCGCCCTATGTTGAAGGTCACCTGCCGGGCATCTTCAGCCTGCTGTTGCTCACTCCGCTCGGTGTGCTGTTCGCCGCCTACGCCTGGAGCCGCCTGCCGGAGCGCATCCGCCTGCTGATTCCGGATGGCTGGGAGTCGGCGCTGCTGATTCCGGTGATCCTGCTGGTCGGTGCCGGTTCGCTGGGCATGAGCGGCCACCTGGAGAACTGGTTCTTTGGCGGCGACATGCGCCTGTGGATCAGCAACGACCTGGGTATCGCCTTCGACCAGCGCAATGCCCTGGTGGTCGGCCTGGCCATGGGCTTTGCGGTGATCCCGAACATCTACTCGATCGCCGAAGACGCCGTGTTCAGTGTGCCCAAGAGCCTGACTCAGGGTTCCCTGGCCCTCGGCGCCACGCCCTGGCAGACCCTCACCCGGGTCGTCATCCTCACCGCCAGCCCGGGCATCTTCTCGGCGCTGATGATCGGCCTCGGCCGCGCGGTCGGCGAAACCATGATCGTGCTGATGGCCACCGGTAACACGCCGATCATGGACATGAACATCTTCGAAGGCCTGCGCACCCTGGCCGCCAACGTGGCGGTGGAGATGCCCGAGTCTGAGGTCAACAGTACCCACTACCGCGTGCTGTTCCTCGCCGCGCTGGTGCTGCTGAGCTTCACCTTCGTGATGAACACCCTGGCGGAAATGATCCGTACCCGCCTGCGCAAGAAATACGCGTCGCTCTGA
- the pstA gene encoding phosphate ABC transporter permease PstA: protein MTASGVSIAVIMTIGLLSVIAVRGLGHFWPADVIEADYQVPGEAARVIAGELVQKEEVPRARLASAGMPVDTKGGEFMTRELFKVGNREVFGADFSWVVAEWLSNVRQPEQLLTLERREWGNFYGYLVNVKQDGKVVADGDAAWNELQERLKRSDELFKQISRLQKSDIGHINYGLEQLRLQSRKLELEKRLDATAQADLDARRAELDAQYKVLEAQLVELHQQFNRDSVTVRTVDGREQEIGLGKVVHAYQPNAMGVATKLSFYFSKLWEFLSDDPREANTEGGVFPAIFGTVMMTLIMAVIVTPFGVLAAIYLREYAKQGPLTRIIRIAVNNLAGVPAIVYGVFGLGFFVYVLGGSIDRLFFPESAPAPTFGTPGLLWASLTLALLAVPVVIVATEEGLARIPRALREGSLALGATKAETLWKVVLPMASPAMMTGMILAVARAAGEVAPLMLVGVVKLAPSLPVDGNYPFLHLDQKIMHLGFHIYDVGFQSPNVEAARPLVYATALLLVLVIALLNLSAVFIRNHLREKYKALDH from the coding sequence ATGACCGCCAGCGGCGTGTCCATCGCCGTGATCATGACCATCGGCCTGCTGTCGGTGATCGCCGTGCGCGGTCTAGGCCACTTCTGGCCGGCCGACGTGATCGAGGCCGACTACCAGGTGCCCGGCGAAGCCGCGCGAGTGATCGCCGGCGAGCTGGTGCAGAAGGAAGAAGTGCCGCGTGCACGCCTGGCCTCGGCCGGCATGCCGGTTGACACCAAGGGCGGCGAGTTCATGACCCGCGAGCTGTTCAAGGTCGGCAACCGCGAAGTGTTTGGCGCCGACTTCAGCTGGGTGGTCGCCGAGTGGCTGAGCAACGTGCGCCAGCCCGAGCAGCTGCTGACCCTGGAACGCCGCGAGTGGGGCAACTTCTATGGCTACCTGGTCAACGTCAAACAGGACGGCAAGGTGGTGGCCGATGGCGATGCTGCCTGGAACGAGCTGCAAGAGCGCCTGAAGCGCAGCGACGAGCTGTTCAAGCAGATCAGTCGCCTGCAGAAGAGCGACATCGGCCACATCAACTACGGCCTCGAACAGCTGCGCCTGCAGAGCCGCAAGCTGGAGTTGGAGAAGCGCCTGGACGCCACCGCCCAGGCTGACCTGGATGCCCGCCGCGCCGAACTGGATGCCCAGTACAAGGTGCTCGAGGCCCAGCTGGTCGAGCTTCACCAGCAGTTCAACCGCGACAGCGTGACGGTGCGTACGGTCGACGGTCGCGAGCAGGAAATCGGCCTGGGCAAGGTGGTGCACGCCTACCAGCCGAACGCCATGGGCGTCGCCACCAAGCTGAGCTTCTACTTCAGCAAGCTGTGGGAATTCCTCAGCGACGACCCGCGCGAGGCCAACACCGAGGGCGGCGTGTTCCCGGCGATCTTCGGCACCGTGATGATGACCCTGATCATGGCCGTGATCGTCACCCCGTTCGGCGTGCTGGCGGCCATCTACCTGCGCGAGTACGCCAAGCAGGGCCCGCTGACCCGCATCATCCGCATCGCGGTGAACAACCTGGCCGGCGTCCCGGCGATCGTCTACGGCGTGTTCGGCCTGGGCTTCTTCGTCTATGTGCTGGGCGGCTCGATCGACCGCCTGTTCTTCCCCGAGTCCGCCCCGGCGCCGACCTTCGGTACCCCGGGCCTGCTGTGGGCCTCGCTGACCCTGGCGCTGCTCGCCGTGCCGGTGGTGATCGTCGCCACCGAGGAAGGCCTGGCGCGCATCCCGCGGGCCCTGCGCGAAGGTTCCCTGGCCCTTGGTGCGACCAAGGCCGAGACCCTGTGGAAGGTGGTACTGCCGATGGCCAGCCCGGCCATGATGACCGGCATGATCCTCGCCGTGGCCCGCGCCGCCGGCGAAGTGGCACCGCTGATGCTGGTCGGCGTGGTCAAGCTGGCGCCGAGCCTGCCGGTGGACGGCAACTACCCGTTCCTGCACCTCGACCAGAAGATCATGCACCTGGGCTTCCACATCTACGACGTCGGCTTCCAGAGCCCCAACGTCGAAGCCGCCCGCCCGCTGGTGTACGCCACCGCGCTGCTGCTGGTGCTGGTGATCGCCCTGCTCAACCTGAGCGCGGTGTTCATCCGCAACCACCTGCGCGAGAAGTACAAGGCGCTGGATCATTGA
- the pstB gene encoding phosphate ABC transporter ATP-binding protein PstB: MQHEVHTHGIDLAALGRQKQGLNLAQETVALEVPALNLFYGDKQALFDVSMNIPKQRVTAFIGPSGCGKSTLLRTFNRMNDLVDGCRVQGEIRLDGHDIYKKGVDVAELRRRVGMVFQKPNPFPKSIYENVVYGLRIQGINQKRVLDETVEWALKSAALWDEVKDRLHDSALGLSGGQQQRLVIARTVAVQPEVLLLDEPCSALDPISTLKVEELIYELKSKYTIVIVTHNMQQAARVSDYTAFMYMGKLIEFGDTDTLFTNPAKKQTEDYITGRYG; the protein is encoded by the coding sequence ATGCAGCACGAAGTACACACCCACGGTATCGACCTGGCCGCCCTTGGCCGGCAGAAGCAGGGCCTCAACCTGGCGCAGGAAACTGTCGCCCTGGAAGTGCCCGCCCTCAACCTGTTCTACGGCGACAAGCAGGCGCTGTTCGACGTGTCGATGAACATCCCGAAACAGCGGGTGACCGCCTTCATCGGCCCGTCCGGCTGCGGCAAGTCGACCCTGCTGCGCACCTTCAACCGGATGAACGATCTGGTCGACGGCTGCCGCGTACAGGGCGAGATCCGCCTCGACGGCCACGACATCTACAAGAAGGGCGTGGACGTCGCCGAGCTGCGTCGCCGCGTCGGCATGGTGTTCCAGAAGCCCAACCCGTTCCCCAAGAGCATCTACGAGAACGTGGTCTACGGCCTGCGCATCCAGGGCATCAACCAGAAGCGCGTGCTCGACGAGACCGTCGAATGGGCGCTGAAGAGCGCCGCCCTGTGGGACGAAGTGAAGGATCGCCTGCATGACTCCGCCCTCGGCCTCTCCGGCGGCCAGCAGCAGCGCCTGGTAATCGCCCGTACCGTGGCGGTGCAGCCGGAAGTGCTGCTGCTCGACGAACCCTGCTCGGCCCTCGACCCGATCTCCACCCTCAAGGTCGAAGAGCTGATCTACGAGCTGAAGAGCAAGTACACCATCGTCATCGTCACCCACAACATGCAGCAGGCCGCGCGGGTCTCCGACTACACCGCGTTCATGTACATGGGCAAGCTGATCGAGTTCGGCGACACCGACACCCTGTTCACCAACCCGGCGAAGAAGCAGACCGAGGATTACATCACCGGTCGCTACGGCTAA
- the phoU gene encoding phosphate signaling complex protein PhoU, whose protein sequence is MINKDSLTHHISQQFNAELEEVRSHLLAMGGLVEKQVNDAVTALIDADSGLAQQVREIDDQINQMERNIDEECLRILARRQPAASDLRLIISISKSVIDLERIGDESSKIAKRAILLCEEGESPRGYVEVRHIGDQVRKMVQEALDAFARFDADLALSVAQYDKTVDREYKTALRELVTYMMEDPRSITRVLNIIWVLRSLERIGDHARNIAELVIYLVRGTDVRHLGLARMQEEVQGTAKGE, encoded by the coding sequence ATGATCAACAAAGACAGCCTCACCCATCACATCTCCCAGCAGTTCAACGCCGAGCTGGAGGAGGTGCGCAGCCATCTTCTGGCAATGGGCGGCCTGGTCGAGAAGCAGGTCAACGACGCGGTCACCGCGCTGATCGACGCCGACTCCGGTCTGGCCCAGCAGGTGCGGGAGATCGACGACCAGATCAACCAGATGGAGCGCAACATCGACGAGGAATGCCTGCGCATCCTCGCCCGCCGCCAGCCGGCCGCCTCCGACCTGCGCCTGATCATCAGCATCTCCAAGTCGGTGATCGACCTCGAGCGCATCGGCGACGAGTCGTCGAAGATCGCCAAGCGCGCCATCCTGCTGTGCGAGGAAGGTGAGTCGCCGCGCGGTTACGTCGAGGTGCGCCACATCGGTGACCAGGTACGCAAGATGGTGCAGGAGGCGCTGGACGCTTTCGCCCGTTTCGATGCCGACCTGGCCCTGTCGGTGGCGCAGTACGACAAGACCGTCGACCGCGAGTACAAGACCGCCCTGCGCGAGCTGGTCACCTACATGATGGAAGACCCGCGCTCGATCACCCGCGTGCTGAACATCATCTGGGTGCTGCGCTCGCTGGAACGCATTGGCGATCATGCGCGCAACATCGCCGAACTGGTGATCTACCTGGTGCGCGGCACCGATGTGCGCCACCTCGGTCTGGCGCGCATGCAGGAAGAAGTGCAGGGCACCGCCAAGGGCGAATGA
- a CDS encoding response regulator, which produces MSKVSVLVVDDATFIRDLVKKGLRDHFPGIQIEEAINGRKAQQMLSRQPVDLILCDWEMPELSGLELLTWCREQDSLKIVPFIMVTSRGDKENVVQAIQAGVSDFIGKPFSNEQLITKVKKALHRAGKLQALAASAPPKMLSSGAFANDSLAALTGGKSEVVKPAAKPAAPAAAAAFAKPEAAAKPAPKAASAAPSGRGQGQLRLPGGSMDCVIKALSLKEALLVVRRGELLPQVLESAVLDLEQGEAAETARLNGYLHAVAALEPKPDSEWLQLTFKFVDRDPQKLDYLSRLIARGSAQKHFTPGA; this is translated from the coding sequence ATGAGCAAAGTCAGCGTGCTGGTAGTGGACGACGCAACCTTCATTCGTGATCTGGTGAAGAAGGGGCTGCGCGATCATTTTCCCGGTATCCAGATCGAAGAAGCGATCAATGGGCGCAAGGCCCAGCAGATGCTCAGCCGGCAGCCGGTCGACCTGATCCTCTGCGACTGGGAAATGCCCGAGCTGTCGGGCCTCGAACTGCTCACCTGGTGCCGCGAGCAGGACAGCCTGAAAATCGTGCCGTTCATCATGGTGACCAGCCGTGGCGACAAGGAAAACGTCGTTCAGGCGATCCAGGCCGGCGTCTCCGATTTCATCGGCAAGCCCTTCTCCAACGAACAGCTGATCACCAAGGTGAAGAAGGCCCTGCACCGCGCCGGCAAGCTGCAGGCCCTGGCCGCCAGCGCGCCACCGAAGATGCTCAGCAGCGGCGCTTTCGCCAACGACTCGCTGGCTGCCCTCACCGGCGGCAAGAGCGAAGTGGTCAAGCCCGCCGCCAAGCCTGCCGCGCCGGCCGCTGCCGCTGCTTTTGCCAAGCCAGAAGCCGCGGCCAAGCCGGCGCCCAAGGCTGCCAGCGCAGCGCCCAGCGGCCGTGGCCAGGGCCAGCTGCGACTGCCCGGCGGCAGCATGGACTGCGTGATCAAGGCGCTCAGCCTCAAGGAAGCCTTGCTGGTGGTCAGGCGTGGCGAGCTGCTGCCGCAGGTGCTGGAAAGCGCGGTGCTCGATCTGGAGCAGGGCGAGGCCGCCGAGACCGCGCGCCTCAACGGCTACCTGCATGCGGTGGCGGCGCTGGAGCCGAAGCCGGACAGCGAATGGCTGCAGCTGACCTTCAAGTTCGTCGACCGCGACCCGCAGAAGCTCGACTACCTGTCGCGCCTGATTGCCCGCGGTAGCGCGCAGAAGCATTTCACCCCTGGCGCCTGA
- a CDS encoding acetyl-CoA hydrolase/transferase family protein has protein sequence MYAERIRLPALLDKVMSAAEAAALIEDGMTVGMSGFTRAGEAKAVPRALAERAKSQPLQISLMTGASLGNDLDKQLTEAGVLARRMPFQVDSTLRKAINAGEVMFIDQHLSDTVEQIRNLQLKKPDIAVIEAVAITEDGHIVPTTSVGNSASFAIFAEQVIVEINLAHNPNLEGLHDIYIPTYRPTRTPIPLVSAEQRIGSGAIPIPPEKIAAIVITEQADSYSTVTAPDADTQAIADHLIAFFGREVDAGRLPSNLGPLQAGIGSIANAVMCGLLESPFEDLVMYSEVLQDSTFELIDAGKMRFASGCSITLSERCNARVFGNLEQYKDKLVLRPQEISNHPEIVRRLGIIGINTALEFDLYGNVNSTHVGGSKMMNGIGGSGDFARNAHLAIFVTKSIAKGGAISSVVPMVSHVDHSEHDVDILVTEIGLADLRGLAPRERARAIIDNCVHPDFRGVLNDYFVRACAKGGHTPHILREAMQWHINLEECGRMLAG, from the coding sequence ATGTACGCCGAACGCATCCGTCTGCCTGCCCTGCTGGACAAGGTCATGAGCGCCGCCGAGGCGGCCGCCCTGATCGAAGACGGCATGACCGTCGGCATGAGCGGCTTCACCCGCGCCGGTGAAGCCAAGGCGGTGCCGCGTGCCCTGGCCGAGCGAGCCAAGAGCCAGCCTCTGCAGATCAGCCTGATGACCGGCGCCAGCCTGGGCAACGACCTCGACAAGCAGCTCACCGAGGCCGGCGTGCTGGCGCGGCGCATGCCGTTCCAGGTCGACAGCACCCTGCGCAAGGCGATCAACGCCGGCGAGGTGATGTTCATCGACCAGCACCTGTCCGATACCGTCGAGCAGATCCGCAACCTGCAACTGAAGAAACCGGACATCGCGGTGATCGAGGCGGTGGCCATCACCGAGGACGGCCACATAGTGCCGACCACCTCGGTGGGCAACTCGGCCAGCTTCGCGATCTTCGCCGAGCAGGTGATCGTCGAGATCAACCTGGCGCACAACCCCAATCTGGAAGGCCTGCACGACATCTACATCCCGACCTACCGGCCGACCCGTACGCCGATCCCGCTGGTCAGCGCCGAGCAGCGCATCGGCAGCGGCGCCATCCCGATCCCGCCGGAGAAGATCGCCGCCATCGTCATCACCGAGCAGGCCGACTCCTACTCCACCGTCACCGCGCCGGACGCCGACACCCAGGCCATCGCCGACCACCTGATCGCCTTCTTCGGCCGCGAGGTCGATGCCGGGCGCCTGCCGTCCAACCTCGGCCCGCTGCAGGCCGGCATCGGCAGCATCGCCAATGCGGTGATGTGCGGCCTGCTGGAGTCGCCCTTCGAAGACCTGGTGATGTACTCCGAGGTGCTGCAGGACTCCACCTTCGAGCTGATCGACGCCGGCAAGATGCGCTTCGCCTCGGGCTGCTCGATCACCCTGTCGGAGCGCTGCAACGCGCGGGTGTTCGGCAACCTGGAGCAGTACAAGGACAAGCTGGTGCTGCGCCCGCAGGAAATCTCCAACCACCCGGAGATCGTTCGCCGCCTGGGCATCATCGGCATCAACACGGCGCTGGAGTTCGACCTGTATGGCAACGTCAACTCGACCCACGTCGGCGGCAGCAAAATGATGAACGGCATCGGCGGCTCGGGCGATTTCGCCCGCAACGCGCACCTGGCGATCTTCGTCACCAAGTCGATCGCCAAGGGCGGGGCGATTTCCAGCGTGGTGCCGATGGTCAGCCACGTCGACCACAGCGAGCACGACGTCGACATCCTGGTCACCGAGATCGGCCTGGCCGACCTGCGCGGCCTGGCCCCGCGCGAGCGGGCGCGGGCGATCATCGACAACTGCGTGCACCCGGACTTCCGCGGCGTGCTGAACGACTACTTCGTGCGTGCCTGCGCCAAGGGCGGCCACACCCCGCACATCCTGCGCGAAGCCATGCAGTGGCATATCAACCTGGAAGAGTGCGGACGCATGCTCGCGGGCTGA
- a CDS encoding peptidoglycan DD-metalloendopeptidase family protein — translation MLGRSFIFLALLLAASQAGALTIYKYVDRNGTVTYSDKAVPGAQVFVFRDRMVERLDNLVKLETKKHDAGETLLVRNDLYAPVEIELGFSRVSNVVGAPEQPIRWVLPPRSNIRLATLAPLDPAQPMHYKPRLRYAMGDPRLQPLLFRYPLPWRGGPFKLTQGANGKYSHFTPKGRYALDIAMPVGTPIVAARAGMVVKVENHQSGRGNNPSGNYVRILHDDGTMGVYLHLTRGSVRVQEGQRVEEGDSLALSGNTGNSTGPHLHFVVQRNVGLALESIPFDFAQPVDSLPNFATATAARH, via the coding sequence ATGCTAGGGCGTTCATTCATTTTCTTGGCGCTGCTGTTGGCCGCGAGTCAGGCCGGCGCGCTGACCATCTACAAGTATGTCGACCGCAACGGCACGGTGACCTACAGCGACAAGGCCGTGCCCGGCGCCCAGGTGTTCGTGTTCCGCGATCGCATGGTCGAGCGCCTGGACAACCTGGTGAAGCTGGAAACCAAGAAGCACGACGCCGGCGAGACCCTGCTGGTGCGCAACGACCTGTACGCCCCGGTGGAGATCGAGCTGGGCTTCAGCCGCGTGAGCAACGTGGTCGGCGCGCCCGAACAGCCGATTCGCTGGGTGCTGCCGCCGCGCAGCAATATCCGCCTGGCCACCCTGGCGCCGCTCGATCCGGCCCAGCCGATGCACTACAAGCCGCGCCTGCGCTACGCCATGGGCGACCCACGGCTGCAGCCGCTGCTGTTCCGCTACCCGCTGCCGTGGCGCGGCGGGCCGTTCAAGCTGACCCAGGGCGCCAACGGCAAGTACAGCCACTTCACCCCCAAGGGCCGCTATGCCCTGGATATCGCCATGCCGGTGGGCACGCCGATAGTTGCGGCGCGCGCGGGCATGGTGGTCAAGGTGGAGAACCACCAGAGCGGGCGCGGCAACAACCCGTCCGGCAACTATGTGCGCATCCTGCATGACGACGGCACCATGGGCGTGTACCTGCACCTGACCCGCGGTTCGGTGCGCGTGCAGGAAGGCCAGCGGGTGGAGGAGGGCGATTCCCTGGCGCTGTCCGGCAACACCGGCAACAGCACCGGCCCGCACCTGCACTTCGTGGTGCAGCGCAACGTCGGCCTGGCCCTGGAGTCGATCCCCTTCGACTTCGCCCAGCCGGTGGACAGCCTGCCCAACTTCGCCACGGCCACCGCCGCCCGGCACTAA
- a CDS encoding ABC transporter substrate-binding protein translates to MLSLRSLRKTLLCASLATVAGVLPFTAQAIEKMKIGTVVWAGYAPFYVADELDLYKAHNLKVELQFFNDPALIPSAMVGSALDGGMLTYDQVVGGAAKGLNHKVVMPIDFSNGGDAIVADKSITSVADFKGKKVGFNPLSPSDFLLAYALKSHGLTDKDISPVNMTPEGIPGAMASGSLPVGVTYEPNVSQILGMPGDKFHVVYSSKDAPGLITDVLVFDDKVIAKRPAAIKALIQGYLDGLAYMQSHPDEAAKIIGKVLGVSAEEAKAQMSGVYNIPLAEMGKNFTQSDATSSFFGSGAVIGQLLKDNGQIPAIPDFASTFDAQFVETLSK, encoded by the coding sequence CTGCTGTCCCTGCGTTCGCTGCGCAAGACCCTGCTCTGCGCCAGTCTCGCCACCGTTGCCGGTGTGCTGCCGTTTACCGCCCAGGCCATCGAGAAGATGAAGATCGGCACCGTTGTCTGGGCCGGTTACGCACCCTTCTACGTCGCCGACGAACTCGACCTGTACAAGGCCCACAACCTCAAGGTCGAGCTGCAGTTCTTCAACGATCCGGCGCTGATTCCCTCGGCCATGGTCGGCAGCGCCCTCGACGGCGGCATGCTCACCTACGACCAGGTGGTCGGCGGTGCAGCCAAGGGCCTGAACCACAAGGTGGTGATGCCGATCGACTTCTCCAACGGCGGTGACGCCATTGTTGCCGACAAGTCGATCACCTCGGTGGCCGACTTCAAGGGCAAGAAGGTCGGCTTCAACCCGCTGTCGCCGTCCGACTTCCTGCTCGCCTACGCGCTGAAGAGCCACGGCCTGACGGACAAGGACATCAGCCCGGTGAACATGACTCCCGAGGGCATCCCCGGCGCCATGGCCAGCGGCAGCCTGCCGGTCGGCGTGACCTACGAGCCCAACGTGTCGCAGATCCTCGGCATGCCCGGCGACAAGTTCCACGTGGTGTATTCCTCCAAGGACGCCCCGGGCCTGATCACCGACGTGCTGGTGTTCGACGACAAGGTGATCGCCAAGCGCCCGGCTGCGATCAAGGCGCTGATCCAGGGCTACCTGGATGGCCTGGCCTACATGCAGAGCCACCCGGACGAGGCGGCCAAGATCATCGGCAAGGTGCTTGGCGTCAGCGCCGAGGAAGCCAAGGCGCAGATGAGCGGCGTGTACAACATCCCGCTGGCCGAGATGGGCAAGAACTTCACCCAGTCCGACGCCACCAGCTCGTTCTTCGGCAGCGGCGCGGTGATCGGCCAGCTGCTCAAGGACAACGGCCAGATCCCGGCCATTCCCGACTTCGCCAGCACCTTCGACGCCCAGTTCGTCGAGACCCTGAGCAAGTAA